The genomic interval CAAGCTGGTTGAACATACGATGGCTCGCCGCCAGGGTTACCAGGCTCCCAGTATTGGGTTCGGAGGAGGCTTTCTGGTCTTTATGATCATCGCCTGCGGACTTATGGCTTCCTGGATGGGAGGGTGGGACTGGACTAAAATCGGGCAAACCGTAGACGGTTTCAACATTCCCTGGGGCAACAAATACGACTATTCCAACGAAATTGATCGGGCCGTCGCCTCGCATGGGGTTTTCACTTTGGCCCTGCAACGCGGTTCGATCACGGTATTGCCTTCG from Terriglobales bacterium carries:
- a CDS encoding DUF5668 domain-containing protein; translation: MASEPVPGIPSRRRSFAGPIVLISLGVIFLLGNMRVITWPSLGIWFAHYWPLLLILWGLIKLVEHTMARRQGYQAPSIGFGGGFLVFMIIACGLMASWMGGWDWTKIGQTVDGFNIPWGNKYDYSNEIDRAVASHGVFTLALQRGSITVLPS